A single window of Populus nigra chromosome 17, ddPopNigr1.1, whole genome shotgun sequence DNA harbors:
- the LOC133677663 gene encoding probable WRKY transcription factor 49 yields MEGEVNSSSWFSESEEDELVRELLDDVSPFFFLPEERNQSKAASPTPRNEEAMNQLISKVYSGPTMQDIENALSVTSRKDQPQPVSQARFSLLQKGLSKIENNKYTVKLKSCDNGVAGDGYKWRKYGQKSIKNSTHPRSYYRCTNRRCGAKKQVERSSEDPDTLVITYEGLHLHFSHPYFLSNQPQHVDPPSKKPKRTISEDEFQAHETRQTPEQGQECSTHVTSPGSLPSSSTADDYMQESDLEAMGPRGLLEDVVPFMIRNPSNYNVSSYSSSSSHRSPPTSPSSSLSWSPNLSHSCFDVA; encoded by the exons ATGGAAGGCGAAGTAAACAGCAGTAGTTGGTTTAGCGAGAGTGAAGAAGATGAGCTTGTGAGAGAGCTCCTTGATGATGTatcccctttctttttcttgccaGAGGAAAGAAACCAATCCAAAGCAGCAAGTCCCACTCCAAGGAATGAAGAAGCTATGAACCAGCTCATCTCCAAAGTCTATTCAGGGCCAACAATGCAAGATATTGAGAATGCTTTGTCGGTGACAAGCCGAAAAGACCAACCCCAGCCAGTTTCACAAGCCAG ATTCTCATTGTTGCAAAAGGGTTTGAGTAAGATTGAGAACAACAAGTACACTGTAAAACTGAAGAGCTGTGACAATGGTGTGGCTGGTGATGGTTATAAATGGAGGAAATACGGGCAGAAGTCTATCAAGAATAGCACACATCCCAG AAGCTACTACAGGTGCACGAACCGACGGTGCGGTGCAAAAAAGCAGGTGGAGAGGTCCAGCGAGGATCCAGACACGCTCGTCATCACCTACGAAGGGCTCCATTTACACTTTTCTCACCCATATTTCTTATCGAACCAGCCACAACATGTTGATCCCCCTTCCAAGAAACCTAAGAGGACCATTTCAGAGGACGAGTTTCAAGCCCATGAAACCCGACAAACACCAGAACAAGGCCAAGAATGCTCCACACATGTGACCAGTCCTGGTTCCCTGCCTAGCTCAAGCACAGCTGATGATTACATGCAAGAATCGGATCTGGAAGCGATGGGTCCTCGAGGGTTGCTTGAAGATGTGGTGCCTTTTATGATTCGAAACCCATCGAACTACAATGTGTCTTCTTATTCTTCATCTTCGTCCCATCGTTCTCCCCCTACTTCACCATCTTCCTCCTTGTCTTGGTCTCCCAATCTTTCCCATTCGTGTTTCGATGTGGCTTAA